The nucleotide window CGGCGAAGATACCGCCGAGCCCGGCGAGCACGATGGGGGCCGCGAGCCGCGCCGTCGACGTGGCGGTGCTCGTCGAGAAGACGATCCCGGCGAGGTCGCCCGCGATCGAGTCGGGGAACAAGAGCCCGAGAATTCCGACCAGCGCGAACGCGCCGACCGTGCCGACGACGAGCGAGCGCACGTAGTCGGACTCGAACAACCCCTCCATGACTCGCGTCGACGACAGCGGGTTACGCATCGGTCTCACCTCCCTCGCCGCCGGCGGTCTCGTCTGACTCCGTCGGCGCTGCGACGCCGCCTCCGCCGAGCCCGGCGTACCGACCGATCATCCGGAAGAACTCCGGCATCGCGACGAAGAGGATGATGAGCCCGCGCAACACCGCGACGAGCTGCGTGGGCACGTCCGTGCGGAACCCGATCTCCAAGGCCCCGCCCTTCAACACGCCGAAGAGGAACGCGGCCGGCAACACGCCGATCGGGTTGTTCCCGGCCAGAATCGAGACGGTGATGCCGTCGAAGCCGAGGTCCGGAATCGAGGCCAGCCACCGGCCCTCGGACATCAGCACCCACACCGCGCCGCCGACGCCGCCGAGCGCGCCCGACAGCGTCATCGCCCGGACAGTCGTGAGCTTCGCGTTCACGCCGCCGTACTCGGCGGCCGCGGCCTGAACACCGCTCGTTCGGAGGTCGTAGCCGAGCGAGGTGTGTTCGACGAAGTAGTAGAGCGCGCCGATGAAGCCGACCCCGATCAGCAGCGCGACGAGCGCGAAGTCGCTGGAGGCGGGGAACAGCCACGGTCGGAGCTGCGCGTACTCGGGGACGTACTCGGTGGCGACCACCGAGGAGCCCTCGGCGCGGAACACCTCCAACACGAGCACGTACGCGACGTTCGCGGCGACGAAGTTGAGCATGATCGTCGTGATCACCTCGTTGGCGTCGGCGTACGCCTTGAGCGCGCCGGGGATCGCGCCCCACAGTCCGCCGCCGACCGCGCCGGCCGCGGTGCCGACCGCGATCAGCACGACCCCGGCGACGGGACCCGCCGGGAGCAGCGGCGCGAGCGCGAGGATCGCGAGCGCGGTCGCCAGCCCGCCGACGACGAGCTGCCCCTGCGTTCCGATGTTGAACAGTCCGGCGCGGAAGGCGACGGCGACGGACAGCCCCGTGAAGATCAGTAGCGTCGTCTCGGAGAGCGTCAGGCCGAACGAGAGGTTGAGCGGGGTCCAGCCGGCGTTGAACAGCCCCGGCTCGCCGACGGCGAACGGGTAGCCGAGCGCCCCGTTGAACAGCACGACGTACACCTCGACGGGGTCGTAACAGAACCCGATCCCGGTGAGCGGCATCGTCCAGGCCGCGGTCGAGCACTCGGCGATCCGACCGGAAACGAGCACGATCGCGAACCCGACGGCGATCGACAGGAAGATCGCGGCGACGCTTATGACGAGCCGCTCCGCGACGGTCCGGTCGACGAACGGCGCGACCAGCCGGGCGAGGACGGACGTCGTCCGGTCCGCGTCCGGGTCGCTCACGCGTCCACCCCCTCCTCACCGGCGGTCGTCCCGTCGATTTCGCCCCCTGAATCGTCGATTCCGCCGCCCGACTCGTCGGTCGCGTCCTCGTGGAGCGCGGCCCCCTCGACCGAGTCGTCGTCGAGCGGCTCACCGGCCATCAGCAGGCCGATCTCCTCCTCGGTCACCGTCGCGGGGTCGACGACGCCGGTGAACTCCCCCTCGTGCATCACCGCGAGCCGGTCCGAAAGCCCCTGTACCTCGTCGAGCTTCGAGGAGACCAAGAGGACGGCTTTCCCCTGTGACCGGAGTTCGAGCAGCCGGTCGTGGAGGAACTCCGTGGAGCCGATGTCGACGCCGCGGGTCGGGTGGGTCGCGACGACGAGCTCCGGGTCGCGCTCGAACTCGCGGCCGACGATGAACTTCTGTTGGTTGCCGCCCGACAGCGACTCCGCTTCCGCGTCCGCGTCCGGCGGCCGAACGTCGTACTGCTCGATGACGGACTCGGCGTGGTCGCGCGCGGCGCGCCAGTCGAGCCGGCCGCCGCGCGCGAACGGCGCGTCGTGTTGGCTCCCGAGGATGCCGTTCTCGGTGAGGTCGTACGACATCACCAGCCCGCGCTCCTGTCGGTCCTCCGGGATGAACGCCATTCCGCTGTCGATGCGGTCGCGGCGGGTCTTTCCGACCATCGACTCGCCGCGGTAGCGGATCTCCCCGGCCGCCGACTCGCGCAGCCCCGTGATCGCCTCGACCAGCTGCGACTGGCCGTTGCCGTCGACGCCCGCGACGCCCAGAATCTCGCCGGCACGGAGCTCGAAGGAGAGGTCCGAGACCGCCTCGACGCCCCGGTCGTCGTCGACGCTCAAGCCGGTCACTTCGAGCACCCGGTCGCCCGGCTCCTGCGGCGTCGTCGCGGGGTCCATCAGCACCTCCCGGCCGACCATCATCTTCGCGAGCTCCTCGCGGGTCACGTCCGCGGACGCGACCGTGCCGACGTTGACGCCGTCGCGGAGGACGGTGATGTCGTCGGCCGCCGACAGCGCCTCGCCGAGCTTGTGCGAGATGAAGATGATCGTCTTGCCCTGTTCGGTGAGCTCCTCGAAGACGCCGTACAGCTCCTCGACCTCCTGCGGGGTCAACACGGCCGTCGGCTCGTCCATGATGAGCACGTCCGCCC belongs to Halorubrum sp. DM2 and includes:
- a CDS encoding ABC transporter ATP-binding protein, which gives rise to MNPAVHLDGITKRFPGVVANDDVDLAVERGSVHALLGENGAGKTTLMNVLYGLYQPTEGTVRLDGEPQSFDSPRDAIDAGVGMIHQHFMLVDPMTVWENVVLGNEPTTWGGLRVDRDAAREAVVELSERYGFDVDPDATIADISVGEQQRVEILKALYRGADVLIMDEPTAVLTPQEVEELYGVFEELTEQGKTIIFISHKLGEALSAADDITVLRDGVNVGTVASADVTREELAKMMVGREVLMDPATTPQEPGDRVLEVTGLSVDDDRGVEAVSDLSFELRAGEILGVAGVDGNGQSQLVEAITGLRESAAGEIRYRGESMVGKTRRDRIDSGMAFIPEDRQERGLVMSYDLTENGILGSQHDAPFARGGRLDWRAARDHAESVIEQYDVRPPDADAEAESLSGGNQQKFIVGREFERDPELVVATHPTRGVDIGSTEFLHDRLLELRSQGKAVLLVSSKLDEVQGLSDRLAVMHEGEFTGVVDPATVTEEEIGLLMAGEPLDDDSVEGAALHEDATDESGGGIDDSGGEIDGTTAGEEGVDA
- a CDS encoding ABC transporter permease, with the protein product MSDPDADRTTSVLARLVAPFVDRTVAERLVISVAAIFLSIAVGFAIVLVSGRIAECSTAAWTMPLTGIGFCYDPVEVYVVLFNGALGYPFAVGEPGLFNAGWTPLNLSFGLTLSETTLLIFTGLSVAVAFRAGLFNIGTQGQLVVGGLATALAILALAPLLPAGPVAGVVLIAVGTAAGAVGGGLWGAIPGALKAYADANEVITTIMLNFVAANVAYVLVLEVFRAEGSSVVATEYVPEYAQLRPWLFPASSDFALVALLIGVGFIGALYYFVEHTSLGYDLRTSGVQAAAAEYGGVNAKLTTVRAMTLSGALGGVGGAVWVLMSEGRWLASIPDLGFDGITVSILAGNNPIGVLPAAFLFGVLKGGALEIGFRTDVPTQLVAVLRGLIILFVAMPEFFRMIGRYAGLGGGGVAAPTESDETAGGEGGETDA